A portion of the Acipenser ruthenus chromosome 38, fAciRut3.2 maternal haplotype, whole genome shotgun sequence genome contains these proteins:
- the LOC131706922 gene encoding zinc finger protein 239-like yields MLRRKIYLYRCSDCGKSFRDSGTLKRHQRIHTGEKPYSCSDCGKSFIQSGHLKRHQRIHTGEKPFRCSDCGMSFSHSGDMKKHQRIHTGEKPYCCSDCGKSFSFSGDMKKHQRIHTGEKPYHCSDCGKSFCFKTNLHTHQQIHTGEKPYHCSDCGKSFRLKTNLHIHQRIHTGEKPYHCSDCGKSFCTKNDLRVHQQIHTGEKPYWCSDCGKHFRQAGALKSHQRIHNGDKAHVHSERNLNLAL; encoded by the exons ATGCTGAGGAGAAAGATATATT tgtatcgctgctctgactgtgggaagagttttagggATTCAGGAaccctgaaaagacaccagcgaattcacacaggagagaaaccatattcctgctctgactgtgggaagagtttcattcagtcaggacacctgaaaagacaccagcgaattcatactggagagaaaccatttcgctgctctgactgtgggatgagtttcagtcattcaggagacatgaaaaagcaccaacgaattcacacaggagagaaaccgtattgctgctctgactgtgggaagagtttcagtttttcaggagacatgaaaaaacaccagagaattcacacaggagagaaaccgtatcactgctctgactgtgggaagagtttctgttttaaaaccaaTCTTCATACACACcaacaaattcacacaggagagaaaccatatcactgctctgactgtgggaagagtttccgtttgAAAACCAACCTTCAtatacaccaacgaattcacacaggagagaaaccgtatcactgctctgattgtgggaagagtttctgtACTAAAAATGACCTTCGAGTACATCAacaaattcatacaggagagaaaccgtattggtgCTCTGACTGTGGCAAGCACTTCCGTCAGGCAGGAGCTCTGaaatcacaccagcgaattcacaacgGTGACAAAGCCCATGTTCATTCAGAACGAAACCTTAACCTTGCATTATGA